TAAATTGGGATATGACGGATCCAATTTTACATATTCGCCACCACTTGAATGTGGGCACAACGGGGTATTCCTTGACCAATTTGAATCCTAAAGACGTCAAGGTTGGAATGGGCAATAATGATGGGGAAACGGAAGTCGGTGCATATGGTTATGCTGACCCAGCAACGAATGGTCAGATTGCGCCAGGATCTAGCTGGTTTAATGGGAATGCAAAAGGGGCTGGAGAATTTAGATCTGGTTATACGGGCGTTCAGAATGTGATGTTCGGGGATAGTTTCGATATTGGGGATTATTTCACGGTTTTGGGGCAGATGTCTTGGGGGTGGATTACAACACAGAATTTCGGTAAGGATGGGAAGCTTTTGAAGAGTGGAGATTCCAATGGTTCTTTTGATCCTTCTGTGGCTTTGAGTTTTCACCCTACTAAAAGATTTTCAGCTTATTTTAACTGGGGACAAGATACAGCGCCAGGAACCTTCCTTGCGAGTGGTGTTGGTACGACTCAGCAAACTTTAACCTCTCCTGCTCGTTCTACCCAATATGAAGGGGGCATTAAATATATGTGGCGGGATCGTTTCTTGGTTTCTTTGGGCGGTTTTGGAATGCGTCGTCCTTATACAATCGGAAACTCTGCTGCTGCGAATGGTACAGGATTCTTAGGAGATCAAGAGGACATGGGGATGGAGTTTCAGGTCTCTGGTGCTTTATTGAAAGAGTTGTCAATGTATGGTGGTGTGACCTATGATAATGCCCGTTATCATTGTACAGATGCCGCGCAGTGTGCGTTAGCATATGCAGGGGGATTAGATAAGCAGCCACTTAGTTTTATTCAAAATGCGAGGGTGCTTGGTGTTGCGCCATGGCAGGCAGATTTCCTGTTAGATTGGCATCCAAATTGGCTGCATGGGATTTCCTTTAACTCCAACATCCATTATCAGGGACAGCGTGCGGATAATCTTGGTGGAGACTGTGCTGGTAGTGGTGGGTGTAAGCAAGGTCAGCATTTTGTGGATGATTATGTGACCTTAGATCTCGGAATGCGTTATGTGACGCATCTTGCGGATCACATGGTGGTTTTCCGTGGAAATATTTATAACGTTACTGGCGAAAAATACTGGGCGAGTATTTTTGATAAAAATCAGACAGGCGCAACGAATGGTGGTTTTTCTGCGGCGGCAGGTATGCCCCAAACATGGCATGTCAGTGCCTCTGTTTATTTCTAATCTCAAGAAGGGTTTTAAGGTGAAATTTTTCTTAGGTAGAAATTTTGGAAAATTGGTGCTTTCTTTTTCATCATTGGCCTCTGTTTTTTTGCTCCCTTCCTGCTCCACCTTTAACAAAGGGGAGCAGAAAGTTTTTATTTATTCCAATCCTGAGGACGCAACCTGCAAACTCTATCAGGGTGGGGTTTTGAAAGAGGAATTTCAAACCCCGCATTACGTTATTTTACAGCGGAGCAGCGATCAGGCCCTTAGCCTGAATTGCGCTAAACTTGGCTATCAGCTTTTCGCAAAATCCTTTGAATCCCATATTCGGGACGTGGATTTCAGCGACAGCGCCCTTACCAGCGCTGCCGCAGATGACGCCGAAAATCAAAGAACGTATAGTTATCCGAAAGAGATTTCGGTGGATCTCCAGCGCCTTAAAAAAGGTAAAGCTGAACAGCCCCTCCCGACGGTTTTTCAAAGACCAGAGGGCTATTATTAAGGCTTAAAAAACTGAAAAAATAATCTTTTTAAAAAGGCGTTTTGTATCCTCAAAGCGCCTTTACTTTTATAAAAATGAGGCCATAAATTTTTATGGGGGGATGAAAGAGACACGGAGTCCCTCCACAAATCGGAGAGCCTCATGAGCCCATGAAACTTTTCCCTAAACACTGTTTTAAGGGAGAAAAAAATGGCAGATTCAGGAAATGAAACGTCTCAGCCCCTTTCGGCTGGAGATTTAAAGGCAGCGACAATATGGTCGGCTGATACGGATGGCGAAAAATATCTTTATTTAACTGGTGTTACTATAGGATTTAGCGGTTCTCCATCTGGTGGGAGTGGGGGATATGAAATTTTTTTAGTTTCTTGCCCCAAGACTGGTGTAAGCACTGGTACGATAAAACCAAATACAGGCTGGTTTCCCCTGAATTCGGATACAAATTTTTCGTGGTCATGTCTAGAAGAGTGGTCTGAAGGTTTTTGGATCTCGGAGTTTGCAGGCGCGTATAAGTTTTTAATCCGAGATTCCGACGGCACTACATGCGATCTTAATTATGTTATGGATGATGATACCGCAACATATGAGGATAGCAATGATGGCCTTCCTGTTAGTCCTCCAATTCCTCCATTTAGTTTTCCCTGAGTGATTTTTCACTTTTAAAAAACGCTCTTAGAAAATTTGGGGCGTTTTTTTAGGGTGTTTATGTCACGATTGAAAATAAAAATCATTTTCAGTTAAAAATGTAAATGAAAAGCATTTACAACTAGAAAAGATTTCTTTAAAGAAGACCGTTTATGTCTTTTAAATCTTTGCTTTTGTGCTATAATCGGCTTGTTCTTTTAATCCACAGCAGATGATGATTTTCCGCTGTTTCTCCTGATTTCCTTGGAGAAAAGCTATTTTTCTAAGAAAAATTCTCTGCTGATTTTACAAACAGAAAAGTCTCTTTTCTGTTCTCACTCTCTAGGAAAAGCCATGTCCAAAGTTAAAGACAAAAAAGTTATTGAATTTTTAAATGCACAGCTCGCCAATGAGTTGACCGCCATTAACCAATATTTCCTTCATGCCCGTACCCTCAAACATTGGGGCGTTACCAAGCTCGGTAACAAAGAGCATGCGGAATCCATCGAGGAAATGCACCATGCCGATTGGCTTATTGAGCGCATTTTATTTCTTGGCGGTTTGCCAAATCTTCAAAAGCTCAATCCGCTTTTGATTGGTCAAGATGTCAAGGAAATCCTTGAATGCGACCTCAAGGCAGAGCTTGCTGGCGCAAAATGCCTCCGTGAAGGTATCGCCTATTGCGAAAGCGTCAATGATTATGTTTCCCGTGATTTGATGGCAAAGATTCTCATTGCGGAAGAAGAGCATGAGGATTTTATTGATACGCAGCTCGAACTCATTGGGCGCATCGGTCTTGAAAACTACATTCAGTTGAATTCTGAAGCAGTTCAGTAAGTTTTTCTGACATCGAAATCTTTAAAAAGGTAGGGGAAACCCTGCCTTTTTTTATGGGTGGCTTTAGGTCGCTTTTCTTTTGCGTCTGTTTTCCTGTTTTAAGAAAATTTCAAAATGGAAAATAAGGCGCTGGTCATGAAGAGATTTGGGTGGAAAAAACAACTTTTGGCTTCCTTGCAAGGGCGCTCTGCTGAGCTTGTTGATGACACCCATTCTGCTGCCGGTTGGGGCAGGTCTCCTGATTAGGACAAGAGGCAGAAAGGGCAGAATTTTTTTGCTCTTTAAGCAGGCGGCAAATCTGTTTGGCACATCCTCCACAATCCGCCTTACATTTTTTATGCGCATAAATTTGCGCAGGGCGTGAGGCGCCTTCTGAAATTGCATCAAAAACATCTTTGTCTGAAATGAGATTGCAAGAGCAGACAATCATTTCATTCCTACCTTTCATATCTCCAAAATTTTTTTGAGAATTTTCATCTTCTACAGTTGCAAATGATTATCATTTCTATGTAGTAATTGCAAATGGTTTTCATTTGCAAACTTAGAATTTTTCTGACTGAGGGAAAATTGCTGTTTTAAGAGGGAACAAGAGATTGGCTTGTACGTCATGTAAAAATTGCTGTGCTTTGAGAAAGCATCGTAAATTTTATATTGCTTTTTGCTGTGCGCTTCTTTCTGGTGCTTGTGCGAGGTCGGCTTATGCGGGGGCGCATATTCCGATTACATGGCAGGAGAATAAAGAGGAATCCAAGGAGCATGTTCGGGTTAAGGGTGTACGCAGTAAAATTGATGTTCCTATGCAGGAAAGTGGGGTTAAAGCTAATTATTTGAATAAAGAGGCGACTTTAGGCCCTCTTGGAAAGGTGAATTTAGCCAAAGCCCCCTTTTCCGTGATGCAGACGAGTCATGATGTGATAGAAAACCAGCAGCTTCGTCAGATGGATCAGGCAACGGAATATATGCCTTCGGTGCAGTTGGTGGCTTTGACTGATCCTGGCCTGACACGTACTGTCAACCGTGGATTTGAAAGTGATACCGTCAACAACTCCCGCATTGATGGTTTGAATGTGCTTTCGATTACGCCCTATACCTCCGAACAGTTTAGCGGTCTTACTATTTTAAATGGGGCGGCAGGGGCAATGTATGGGCCAGAAAATCCAGCAGGGGTACTGGAAATGACACAAAAACGCCCAACAGCACGCCCTTTTTTCAATTTTAATTTTGGGTATGATTCCAGTGGTTCACCCTTAGAATCTCTGGATACTTCGATTGGAAAAGGCCCCGTGAAGCTTCGGTTTAACTATATGAATCAGACAGGGCAGAGCTATGCGCCGACATCAAACCAGTGGCGTGATTTTTATGGGGGGGATATTGATATTCAGCTCGCAAAACATACCAAGCTCGAACTGGATGCTTCTCAATATAACACAGGTTTTTATGGCTATCCTGGCTATTTTGCCTATTCCGACGATGTTCCCTTGCCGTCTGCTCCTGATCTTTCTAAGGGAGGGTACGGCCAGCCCTTCACGGGAAGCAATCTTTCAACCAGTTTAGGGCAGGCAAAATTATTTCATGAGTTTTCTCCGAATTTGCGTTTAAAGCTTGGCGGTTCTTATGAAAATTCTGCTCGATATGATTTCCCAACAGCAAATACCATTTTGAGTGATTCAGCCTGTGCTGCAAAAGGCATTACGGGCCCTTGCTATACGCAAAAATCTGCTGTTCCAGCCAATGGGCAGAATTTTGGCATCTGGAGTAATTATGCCTATTTGAATGGGGATTTTCATACAGGCTTGATTCAGCATCATTGGAATTTAGGGAGCAATGGCTATTCTGTTCAAAATGATGCGCCAACGATAGTTCATTCGGTTTCTATTGATGGGAATAATGCAAGACCTTTTTACGACCCAACAGTGGTGCAGGGCATTCAGCCCCGAAAATATGGAAATTTTGAAAATTCTTTAACACAGCAGCAGGCTCTGATCCTCGGGGATAATATGGATATTGGGCGTTTTGTTTCCGTGATGGGGGAAATGTCTTGGGGCTGGATTAGGACACAAAATTGGAAAAATCCTGTAACGGGAAAGGGGAATAATGGCGTGAGTCAGACCAATGGCGCTTATTCGCCTTCTGTGACGTTAACTTTGCACCCAACTTCTAATTTTAATGCTTATTTCAATTGGGGAACTTCTGTTCAGGCAGGGCCGACAGTACCTCCTGGCTCTTATGGCTCTGGTGATGTGCTGCCTGCCATTCAATCGCAGCAATATGAGGGCGGTATTAAATATACATGGCGCAAACGTCTTCAGGTGAATTTAGACGGGTTTGTGATGAGCCGTCCTTATGCTTATACGGATCAAAACTTACTCACAAATGGCCAGCAAACCTATGGGCTTTTTGGCCTTCAGACGGATAGCGGTGTGGAGTTTCAGGTTTCTGGAGCGGTCAGCCGAGACCTCTCTGTTTTGGGTGGTGTGACATGGCTGGATCCGATTGTGACAGGAACGCACAATGCCGCAACAGATAATAAGCAGGTGGTTGGCGTTGCGCCTTGGGTTGCGGATTTCCTTTTGGATTGGCACCCGCATTATCTGCACGGCATCTCTTTTAACTCTAACATTCGCTATGAGGGGAAACGGGCGGCGAACCTTGAAAATACAGATTGGGCTTCGCAGTATGTTACGCTCGATCTTGGCGTACGTTACAGCATAAAAATTTGCGATCATCAGATTGTTTTTAGAGGTACTGTGGATAATGTGACAGGGGAGGATTACTGGGCCTCTGTTTTCTCGAAAAGCTCTGCCGGCTCACCCGGGTCTGGTGAGACGGCCGCCGCAGGTATCCCCCGCACATGGCATATTACGAGTTCAATTTATTTTTAGATTGATTTTTCGTTTTGTATCAGACTGCCGCAAGTCTGATGGATTGTAAACTACAATAATAATATTTTGTTTGAAGGGAAAAAGAAAATGTCGAATAAAATAAAAAATTTAGATGTATGGCCGGATTCAATGAGGAGGGTCGAGGCTCAGCAGGCAAAGTATCCGAATGTGTGTCCAGCAGGAGTAACTGGTTCTGTAATTAGCTCTGAAGGGACACTCTTCGTTTCTACAGCAACAAGTCAGGGTAGTATTGTAAGGTTGGAAACATCAGACGATGCTAACAATGAAGCCACGGATCTTGTTAATCCTTTAGTGTTTTATTTTGCATATCCAGGTGCTGTCGGAATAGTTGCGGGCGTTTTCGGTAATGAAGATGATGGTCCAACCCCAGGATCCAATGTCGGTGATCCCGATCAGATTACTCCAAGTTTTCGCATTAAACGAACAAAGGATGGAATAACTACCAAGAAAAAGGATTTTCCGAAATCATTTCAGGATAGAAATAAAATATACAGTGTTTTTTCGAATGATATAGCCCTGATATTCGCACTTAATCGTGTACAAAACGAAGATGAGTTGAATACATATCCTTTTGGATGGCCTTTTAGTGGATGCATAGCTGGATGTACGCCTTTTACGGATGTATATGCTAAGGCCTCTATTGTTCGTGCGTCCGATTTACCATCCGATGAAGTTATCAATGTAATGGTAAGTTGGAGTGCGAATACTTACGATTACCCACCAGAAACTGTCGCAGGGCAGGTATCTGCTTCTATGTTTCAGAAGTAGATGAATTCTTTAGTCAATGTGGTCTCCTTTAAAAAGATAGAGGAGACCGTAGCCTTGTTACTCTTTACATATATAATGTTAATTTATTTTTAGGGGTTTTAGTCTTTTTTGCTTTCTGTTGTATTTTTGTTTAAAGAGTAAAGCTTAAAGCATGGTAGAAAAAGAAAATATATTTTAGGCTTGTTTTGAGTGTCTAGGACATCGTTATTCTTGCGTTTTAATGGATTTTAAATGTCTCATCGTCCTGTAGTTGTTCCCGTTGTTCTGTGTGGTGGAGAAGGCAAAAGGCTTTGGCCGCTTTCTCGGAAATCCCTTCCGAAACAATTCCTGTATTTAATGGATGAGGAAAGATCGCTTCTTCAGCAGACCGCTATGCGTTTGGAGAATGTGAAAAAATCCGAAAAGCTCAAAAATTTCCATTTTGAAGACCCTATTTTTGTTTGTAATCAGCTTCATGCTTTTGTCGTTACCCAGCAGCTTTTAGAATTGCAGGGATCTAAAGAAGGGGGCGCAACCGTTCTGGTTGAGCCGAGCCGTCGGGATTCTGCACCGGGGATTGCCGCTGCTGCCTTGGTGGCGCAGGAAAAATATCCAGACTCTATTTTGCTGATTTTGCCCTCAGATGCTTTTATTAAAGAGGATGAGGCGTGGGAAAAAGCGATTTTCAGGGCATGTGCCGCTGCAAATGCAGGCTACCTAACAGTTTTTGGTATTACGCCAACCCATCCCGAAACGGGGTACGGCTATATTGAGGTTGGAAAAGCGATTAAAGATTTCTCAAATACCCATTGCCTTTCCCATTTTGTGGAAAAGCCAAGTTTTGAGACGGCGAAGAAATATCTTGAATCTGGAAAATATCTCTGGAATTCGGGGATGTTTATTTCCAAAGCTTCTGTTCTGCTCGAAGATTTTAAAAAGTTTCAGCCTGAGATTTTAGAAGCGGTTCAAAAGGCCGTTAAAAAGCGCCGTTTCAGTTCTGAATTTGAAATTTTAGATAAGGAAGCGTTTGAATCCAGCCCTTCTATCTCGATTGATTTTGCGATTGCCGAACATACCAAGCAGGGCGCTGTTGTTGAAGCCGATTTTACATGGTCTGACATTGGCTCATGGCACAGTCTTTGGGAAAATTCAGAGCAGGATCAGTGGGGAAGCGTCAAAAAAGGGCATGCTTTCCTCAGTGAAACAAAAAATTGCTATGTGCGTTCCCAAGGGCCACTGATTATCACGCATGACGTGGAAAATTTGGCAATTGTGGCAACAAATGACGCTGTGCTTGTCAGTTCTCTAAAGCGTTCTCAAGAGATTAAAGACTGTGTGGCCTCGATTGAGAAAGCAGGTCAAAAAGAGGCTTGTGAGAGTTTAACGACTCGCCGTCCATGGGGAAAATATACAATCCTGATGCATGCAGATGGCTATATGGTCAAAGAGATTTCTGTTCTGCCGGGGCAGCGTCTGTCTCTTCAAAAGCATTTTCACCGGAGTGAGCATTGGGTTGTTGTCAGTGGCACAGCGATTGCAACTTGTGGGGATGAGGTCAAAGAGCTTCATGAAAATGAAGGAATTTATATCCCAAGAGAAACCGTTCACCGTTTGGAAAATCGGGGAACAGAGAATTTGATTCTGATTGAAACACAATATGGTGCGCCTTTGCTCGAGACAGATATTGTCCGCCTTGAGGATGATTACCGCAGGGCATAGGCAGGGGTGTGTTTAAGGTTTAATTTTTGCTTTAACCCATTTTAGGTCTGTAGCTGATGGCATTTTCAAAACTTTCTTTTCTGGTCGTTCTAGGGGGGATGTTGAGTGCCTCTTCTGCGTTTGCGACGCCTGTCTCTGGAGATTTGATGGGGGCAGGTTCAAGTTTTGCAGCCCCTGTCTATATGGGCTGGGCGGAAAAAGTAAAAACATTGGGGCTAAAGCTTAATTATCAGGCCATTGGCTCAAGCGCAGGAGTGGATCAGGCAAAAAATGCGCTGGTTGACTTTGGCAGCACCGATATTCCGTTGCGCCGTGAGGAGCTTGAGAAAAGCCAGCTTTATCAATTTCCTGTGATGATGAGTGGTGCGGTGGTGATTGTAAATCTTCCACACGTGCCTAAAGGGACGCTTCGTCTAACAGGGCCGCTTTTAGCGGATATTTACGCTGGAAAATTAACGATGTGGAATGATCCTAAGATTCAGACGCTGAATCCGGGGCTTAAACTTCCTGCGATTGAAATTGGTGCCGTGCATCGGGGCGATGGTTCTGGCACGACCTATGTCTTTACCTCTTATCTTTCTGAGGTTTCTCCTGATTGGCAGAGAGATTACGGGGCAGGTGCTTTGGTGGCATGGGAAGGTGGGGCTGGCGCTCGTGGCAATGATGGGATTGCGGCGCTGGTTCGGCAAACGCCAGGGGCGATTGGCTATGTTGAATATACTTATGCGTCTGAAAATGGCTTGTCGATGGTACAGCTTCGCAATCGGGACGGCGCTTATGTTACGCCGAGCATGGAGAGTTTCGCCTCTGCCGCAGAGCATGCAGTTTGGGAAGCGCCTTATGATCATTTGAGTGTTTTAAACAAAGAGGGTGGGAATTCTTGGCCGATTACGGCTGCCAATTTCTCTTTAATTGCGTGTAAAGGTTCTGGCAATTCCACAGAAGAAGGCCGCCGTGAGCAAGCCTTTTTTAATTGGAGTTTAAAAGAAGGGGGTGAGGTAGCGCATAAGCTTGGCTACCTTCTGCCGCCTATTTCGGTGGGTTCTGAGATTTTGGCGCATTGGCCGCAAGGAGCTTGTGCTCCTTATGGGCCGCCCAAAGTTTCAGAATAATTTCACGCTTACGTTTGAGGCCATGCCAGCTCAGTAACGTGTCGGCGAGGAAAGCCATCAGTCCAAGAATGGTAAAAGTCAGAGCCGCGGCAAAAAGAATCAACAGCCATGTCGCTGTCCGTGTTTCGTGGATAGATCCAAAAAAGAGTGCAACGGCGGAGGCGCAGGTGAAAGCGCCGCTAAGCGCCAGCAGAATAATGCCAATATCCAGAACTAAAACACGCAGTTGCAGCCGTGTTTGGCGGAATAAGAGATGTTCTGCATTTTCAAGCATTTCCCTTTTATTTGCTTCGTTTTCCTCTGGAGATTCGGCCTCTTTTTCAGAGGCCAAGACTTTGGAATCAATTTCACTGAGACAGTCTGAAACTTTTTGCAGACGTGTATTAAAAATATTGATGAGCGTGCCAATACCTGAAAGCATAAAAACAGGCGTTAAAGCGAGCTGAATAAGGTGAGCCGCTATCACAACAGCATTGTTGCTGACGGAATCTGGGGCGAGGAAAGCAGCGATACCAGTGGCAGGCATGATAGAAAAAGTTCCGCTCTAGAAAGATTAATGTATAAAGTTTGGAAAGGGTCTCTTTCCAAGTTATGATAGACGATACAGAAAATTAAAGAAGTCTAAAACTTTATGAAAAAGCGTCAGTGTAGGGTAAAAAAATGAGAAGGTTGTTTCTAAGTGTTTTACGTCTTCTTTGTCTGGAGAGAAAGAGGGAAACAGGAAAAGTAAGTTCAGCAGATTTTGCGCTTTTTCAATTAGGCTTATTGGCCAGTGCACTTTTTACCTTTTTTTCTGCTTCTCTTCCTGCCAAGGCGCTTGAAAGCGTTCCCCAAGTAACACCCCAAAGCCATGCTACTTTGATGACGCTTGAGGAGAATGCGCTCAAAGGCTCGGATGGGAAAAAACAGATTCTGCATGCGGGGCTTTTCCTTTCCTTTGCACCTCAATGGCATACTTATTGGCGCAATCCTGGGGATGCTGGTGAAACGCCAGAACTTACGCTTGAATTGCATAGTGTTGCGCAGCAGGGGAAAAAAGAGCTTTTAGGGGTTTCCAATGAGATTACCGCTTGGGAAACGCCTGTTCGTTTTAGCGAGGCAGGTCTAACAACATTTGGGTATGAAAATCAGGTTTTTTTACCGCTGGAAATTCCTTTTACGCTGCCGAAAAATTTTTCAGGAAGTTTGAAAGTGACGCTTCAGGCGCGTTGGCTGGTTTGTGAAAAATTATGTATTCCTGAAAAAGCGCATTTTGATCTGGACCTGCCCCTTGGAACAGAAACGGTTATCGGGCCTCAGAAGAAATTTTTTGACCGTTCCCAGTCGCTTGCGCCAAAAAAAGCCCCTTTTGAAACAATTTTAGATAAGGATAACCGCCTTCATTTGAGAGGGCAGGCACAGGGTAAGAAACAGGCTGCAGGCAACACAAAGCAAGCCTATTTTTATCCCTATGAGGCAGGGATTTTAAAAGCCAGTGCGTTACCTGCCATGAGTGAAAATGGTTCGGATCTGATTGTAGCTCTCGTGCCTGAAAAAACGGATTCTGGAGAGGTAAATCTTGCCAAACTGGTGGAGGAAAAAACCCTTCAGGGCGTCATTGAGATGGTGCGTAATAATGGGCAGAATATTTATTACGAAGTTACCCCTGTGAGTGCCTCTGCGGTGGCAAAAACAACGTCCTCGTCGGATTCAGCTGTGGAAAAGGGCACACTTTCCCAAGATGAGGCGTTTCCGTC
The genomic region above belongs to Acetobacteraceae bacterium and contains:
- the bfr gene encoding bacterioferritin — its product is MSKVKDKKVIEFLNAQLANELTAINQYFLHARTLKHWGVTKLGNKEHAESIEEMHHADWLIERILFLGGLPNLQKLNPLLIGQDVKEILECDLKAELAGAKCLREGIAYCESVNDYVSRDLMAKILIAEEEHEDFIDTQLELIGRIGLENYIQLNSEAVQ
- a CDS encoding TonB-dependent siderophore receptor, producing the protein MACTSCKNCCALRKHRKFYIAFCCALLSGACARSAYAGAHIPITWQENKEESKEHVRVKGVRSKIDVPMQESGVKANYLNKEATLGPLGKVNLAKAPFSVMQTSHDVIENQQLRQMDQATEYMPSVQLVALTDPGLTRTVNRGFESDTVNNSRIDGLNVLSITPYTSEQFSGLTILNGAAGAMYGPENPAGVLEMTQKRPTARPFFNFNFGYDSSGSPLESLDTSIGKGPVKLRFNYMNQTGQSYAPTSNQWRDFYGGDIDIQLAKHTKLELDASQYNTGFYGYPGYFAYSDDVPLPSAPDLSKGGYGQPFTGSNLSTSLGQAKLFHEFSPNLRLKLGGSYENSARYDFPTANTILSDSACAAKGITGPCYTQKSAVPANGQNFGIWSNYAYLNGDFHTGLIQHHWNLGSNGYSVQNDAPTIVHSVSIDGNNARPFYDPTVVQGIQPRKYGNFENSLTQQQALILGDNMDIGRFVSVMGEMSWGWIRTQNWKNPVTGKGNNGVSQTNGAYSPSVTLTLHPTSNFNAYFNWGTSVQAGPTVPPGSYGSGDVLPAIQSQQYEGGIKYTWRKRLQVNLDGFVMSRPYAYTDQNLLTNGQQTYGLFGLQTDSGVEFQVSGAVSRDLSVLGGVTWLDPIVTGTHNAATDNKQVVGVAPWVADFLLDWHPHYLHGISFNSNIRYEGKRAANLENTDWASQYVTLDLGVRYSIKICDHQIVFRGTVDNVTGEDYWASVFSKSSAGSPGSGETAAAGIPRTWHITSSIYF
- a CDS encoding mannose-1-phosphate guanylyltransferase/mannose-6-phosphate isomerase — encoded protein: MSHRPVVVPVVLCGGEGKRLWPLSRKSLPKQFLYLMDEERSLLQQTAMRLENVKKSEKLKNFHFEDPIFVCNQLHAFVVTQQLLELQGSKEGGATVLVEPSRRDSAPGIAAAALVAQEKYPDSILLILPSDAFIKEDEAWEKAIFRACAAANAGYLTVFGITPTHPETGYGYIEVGKAIKDFSNTHCLSHFVEKPSFETAKKYLESGKYLWNSGMFISKASVLLEDFKKFQPEILEAVQKAVKKRRFSSEFEILDKEAFESSPSISIDFAIAEHTKQGAVVEADFTWSDIGSWHSLWENSEQDQWGSVKKGHAFLSETKNCYVRSQGPLIITHDVENLAIVATNDAVLVSSLKRSQEIKDCVASIEKAGQKEACESLTTRRPWGKYTILMHADGYMVKEISVLPGQRLSLQKHFHRSEHWVVVSGTAIATCGDEVKELHENEGIYIPRETVHRLENRGTENLILIETQYGAPLLETDIVRLEDDYRRA
- the pstS gene encoding phosphate ABC transporter substrate-binding protein PstS, translated to MAFSKLSFLVVLGGMLSASSAFATPVSGDLMGAGSSFAAPVYMGWAEKVKTLGLKLNYQAIGSSAGVDQAKNALVDFGSTDIPLRREELEKSQLYQFPVMMSGAVVIVNLPHVPKGTLRLTGPLLADIYAGKLTMWNDPKIQTLNPGLKLPAIEIGAVHRGDGSGTTYVFTSYLSEVSPDWQRDYGAGALVAWEGGAGARGNDGIAALVRQTPGAIGYVEYTYASENGLSMVQLRNRDGAYVTPSMESFASAAEHAVWEAPYDHLSVLNKEGGNSWPITAANFSLIACKGSGNSTEEGRREQAFFNWSLKEGGEVAHKLGYLLPPISVGSEILAHWPQGACAPYGPPKVSE
- a CDS encoding DUF2721 domain-containing protein, whose product is MPATGIAAFLAPDSVSNNAVVIAAHLIQLALTPVFMLSGIGTLINIFNTRLQKVSDCLSEIDSKVLASEKEAESPEENEANKREMLENAEHLLFRQTRLQLRVLVLDIGIILLALSGAFTCASAVALFFGSIHETRTATWLLILFAAALTFTILGLMAFLADTLLSWHGLKRKREIILKLWAAHKEHKLLAANAPKSQNPPK